In Pseudomonadota bacterium, the following are encoded in one genomic region:
- a CDS encoding 2Fe-2S iron-sulfur cluster binding domain-containing protein — translation MPKIIYVDINGARRECNVANGVSVMEGAIQNGIAGILAICGGSCACSTCHTYIDPAWMDRVGPASDIEDSTLELAYDRKPNSRLSCQIEVTDALDGLVVHVAQNDG, via the coding sequence ATGCCGAAGATAATTTACGTCGACATCAATGGCGCGCGGCGCGAATGCAACGTGGCCAACGGCGTATCGGTCATGGAAGGCGCCATCCAAAACGGCATCGCCGGCATCCTGGCCATCTGCGGAGGCAGCTGTGCGTGCAGCACCTGCCACACCTACATCGACCCGGCGTGGATGGACCGCGTGGGACCGGCCAGCGACATCGAGGACTCGACGCTCGAGCTCGCCTACGATCGCAAGCCCAATAGTCGCCTGTCGTGCCAGATCGAAGTGACCGACGCCCTCGACGGGCTGGTCGTGCACGTGGCGCAGAACGACGGTTGA
- a CDS encoding acyl-CoA dehydrogenase family protein: MTMSEDAPIFDPAAFRLSVQEAELTTLARRLGQNKFAARAAIFDREARFPTENYHDLRAAGLLGICVPREHGGFGADYRAYALTAAEIGRYCGATALTWNMHVCSCLWSGPLADGMDMSADERSEHQRRRALHYARIIGDGAIYAQPFSEGGTAAAGAVPFATTARRDGDGWRLSGRKIFASLSGSADYYGILCTEAEGDAALSRRNTMYVAVPATAPGLTVTGEWDPLGMRGTVSRTLLLDNVYVSADEALMPMGVYYQAAIRMPHMFMTLTPTYIGIAQAAYDFTVRYLRGEVPGQGGDKRRGSPSKQHNIAEMQIRLEQTKSLWFQAVSEARIDPTREQVMRAYAAQFSAMENANELCQLAIRTCGGQSMLKSLPLERLYRDSRCGSLMLPWSADLCLERIGRDALYLPGESD, translated from the coding sequence ATGACAATGAGTGAAGACGCGCCCATCTTCGACCCCGCGGCGTTTCGCCTCTCGGTGCAGGAAGCCGAACTCACGACGTTGGCGCGACGCCTCGGCCAGAACAAGTTCGCGGCGCGCGCCGCGATCTTCGATCGCGAGGCGCGTTTCCCGACCGAGAATTACCACGATCTTCGCGCCGCGGGACTGCTCGGCATCTGCGTGCCGCGCGAGCATGGCGGCTTCGGCGCCGATTACCGCGCCTACGCGCTGACCGCCGCCGAGATCGGCCGCTACTGCGGCGCCACGGCGCTGACCTGGAACATGCACGTGTGTTCCTGCCTGTGGAGCGGGCCTCTGGCCGACGGCATGGACATGAGCGCCGACGAGCGCAGCGAGCACCAGCGGCGGCGGGCGCTGCATTACGCGCGCATCATCGGCGACGGCGCCATCTACGCGCAGCCGTTCTCGGAAGGCGGCACGGCGGCGGCGGGCGCGGTGCCGTTCGCCACCACCGCGCGTCGCGACGGTGACGGCTGGCGCTTGAGCGGGCGCAAGATCTTCGCGTCGCTGTCGGGCAGCGCCGATTACTACGGCATCCTGTGCACCGAGGCCGAGGGCGACGCCGCGCTGTCGCGACGCAATACGATGTACGTCGCGGTGCCGGCCACGGCGCCGGGTCTCACCGTCACCGGCGAATGGGACCCGCTCGGCATGCGCGGCACCGTGTCGCGCACGCTGTTGCTGGACAACGTCTACGTCAGCGCCGACGAGGCCTTGATGCCGATGGGCGTGTACTACCAGGCGGCCATACGCATGCCGCACATGTTCATGACCCTGACGCCGACCTACATCGGCATTGCGCAGGCGGCCTACGATTTCACTGTGCGTTACCTGCGTGGCGAAGTGCCGGGGCAGGGCGGCGACAAGCGCCGTGGCTCACCGTCCAAGCAGCACAACATCGCCGAGATGCAGATCCGTCTCGAGCAGACCAAGAGCCTGTGGTTCCAGGCCGTATCCGAAGCGCGTATCGACCCCACGCGTGAGCAGGTGATGCGCGCCTACGCCGCGCAGTTTTCCGCCATGGAAAACGCCAACGAGCTGTGCCAGCTCGCGATCCGTACCTGCGGTGGGCAATCGATGTTGAAGTCGCTGCCGCTGGAGCGGCTCTATCGCGACAGTCGCTGCGGCTCCCTGATGCTGCCATGGAGCGCGGACCTGTGTCTCGAACGCATAGGTCGCGATGCCCTGTACCTGCCGGGCGAGAGCGACTAG
- a CDS encoding FAD-dependent oxidoreductase: protein MIVVGAGQAGQQICDSLRKGGYDGHLMLLGDEPCLPYQRPPLSKKFLTGGLEAERLLLRPASWYEQQRIDVHLDTRVERIDRAACRLRLASGEALTYSGLALATGTRVRPVTVPGADAAGIHYVRSLADGQSLAAALSGARRVAVIGGGFIGLEVAAIAREQGREVVLIEALERLMARAVAPQVSAFYAALHRAHGVEVLLGTGVDAIRSAQGEHTLVTSSGAEYTVDLIVAGIGVVPNSELAEQAGLECRNGIVVDDCARTSDPLIVAAGDCTWHMNGFLKREIRLESVQNAVDQAKAAAASLLGQSAVYCQVPWFWSDQYDVKLQIAGIGMPHDQAVVRGDAASHAFSVFYFRAGTLVGVDSLNKPAEHMAARKLLAQGTPLSAAQAGDLGVDLMQVARGA, encoded by the coding sequence ATCATCGTGGTCGGCGCCGGCCAGGCCGGCCAGCAGATCTGCGACTCGCTGCGCAAGGGCGGCTACGACGGTCACCTCATGCTGCTGGGGGACGAGCCCTGCTTGCCCTACCAGCGGCCGCCCTTGTCCAAGAAATTCCTGACCGGCGGCCTCGAGGCCGAGCGCCTGCTGCTGCGTCCGGCAAGCTGGTACGAACAGCAGCGAATCGACGTGCACCTCGATACGCGCGTCGAGCGCATCGACCGCGCGGCTTGCCGCCTGCGACTTGCGAGCGGCGAAGCGCTGACCTACAGCGGCCTCGCGTTGGCGACCGGCACGCGCGTGCGGCCAGTCACGGTGCCGGGCGCGGACGCGGCGGGCATCCATTACGTGCGCAGCCTGGCCGACGGCCAAAGCCTGGCCGCGGCCTTGAGCGGTGCGCGACGCGTGGCCGTGATCGGCGGTGGTTTCATCGGTCTCGAAGTGGCGGCCATCGCCCGCGAACAGGGCCGCGAAGTGGTGCTGATCGAAGCGCTGGAGCGGCTGATGGCGCGCGCCGTGGCGCCGCAGGTGTCGGCCTTCTACGCCGCGCTGCATCGTGCCCACGGCGTCGAGGTGCTGCTCGGCACCGGCGTCGACGCCATACGCAGCGCACAAGGCGAACACACGCTGGTGACCAGCAGCGGCGCCGAATACACGGTCGACCTCATCGTCGCCGGCATCGGCGTGGTGCCGAACAGCGAGCTCGCCGAGCAGGCCGGGCTCGAGTGTCGCAATGGCATCGTGGTCGACGATTGCGCGCGCACCAGCGATCCCTTGATCGTGGCGGCCGGTGATTGCACCTGGCACATGAACGGTTTCCTGAAACGCGAGATCCGCCTGGAGTCGGTGCAGAACGCGGTCGACCAGGCCAAGGCGGCGGCCGCCAGCCTGCTCGGCCAGAGCGCGGTGTATTGCCAGGTGCCGTGGTTCTGGTCCGACCAGTACGACGTCAAGCTGCAGATCGCCGGTATCGGCATGCCGCACGACCAGGCGGTGGTGCGCGGCGATGCGGCGAGCCATGCGTTTTCGGTGTTCTATTTCCGCGCCGGCACGCTGGTCGGCGTCGATTCGCTGAACAAGCCGGCCGAGCACATGGCGGCGCGCAAGCTGCTGGCCCAGGGCACGCCCTTGAGCGCCGCGCAGGCCGGCGACCTCGGCGTCGATCTCATGCAGGTGGCGCGCGGCGCTTGA
- the maiA gene encoding maleylacetoacetate isomerase, which produces MRELHDFHRSSSAHRVRIALALKGLDYKAVPVALQDGEHLEADYRTINPQGLVPVYSDPQILLSQSLAIIEYLDETHPTPPLLPATPLERARARQFALLVAADIQPLTGLRVMSYLRDACRMDVAARRGWFNHWLMEGLDALELWLTASERGARFCVGDEPTIADVCLVPQLEVARRSGIDVDEFPRLAAVEARCLALPAFVAARVGAPAPSS; this is translated from the coding sequence ATGCGCGAACTCCACGACTTCCATCGCTCGAGTTCCGCGCATCGCGTGCGCATCGCGCTGGCCCTGAAGGGGCTCGACTACAAGGCCGTGCCGGTGGCGCTGCAGGACGGCGAGCATCTCGAAGCCGACTATCGCACCATCAATCCGCAGGGCCTGGTGCCGGTATACAGCGACCCGCAGATCCTGCTCAGCCAGTCATTGGCCATCATCGAGTACCTGGACGAAACCCATCCGACGCCGCCCTTGCTGCCGGCCACGCCGCTCGAGCGCGCGCGTGCCCGGCAGTTCGCGCTGCTGGTGGCCGCCGACATCCAGCCGCTGACCGGCCTGCGCGTGATGAGTTACCTGCGCGACGCCTGCCGCATGGACGTTGCCGCGCGGCGCGGATGGTTCAACCATTGGCTGATGGAAGGCCTGGACGCGCTGGAGCTGTGGCTGACGGCAAGCGAGCGCGGCGCGCGCTTTTGCGTGGGGGATGAACCGACGATTGCCGACGTGTGCCTGGTGCCGCAGCTGGAAGTGGCGCGGCGCAGCGGTATCGACGTCGACGAGTTCCCGCGGCTGGCGGCGGTCGAGGCGCGCTGCCTGGCCCTGCCGGCGTTCGTCGCGGCGCGCGTCGGGGCGCCTGCACCGTCGTCTTGA
- a CDS encoding FAD-dependent oxidoreductase, giving the protein MTRPAAQPRSLYFEYPHFDFVRPPELDGQGVRHAVAVVGAGPVGLTTALELARHGVRVVVLDDKASVNDGSRAICIARHSLEGLQQLEVAERFMQEGLPWTHGTSYFRGQPVYRLEMPHDDDQRFPPMLNLQQQYIEQFLVERATREPLIELRWQSRVQGVSSGVDEVTLEVATPDGDYRLVADYVVAADGARSAVRQALGLKLKGAAHEGRYVIVDVKMAMDHPTERRAFFDCAGNPGATVLVHRQPRDIWRIDYQLDETDDEASALAEPAIRAKVAAIVAMLDESAPWQLEWWSIYKAYTLCLDDYRHGRVMFCGDAAHLVPIFGVRGLNSGFADALNVGWKLAAVVRGQASEALLDSYTPERRGATLDIFAQATKSTRFMSPPTRGYRLLRDAALALALDHDFARRLLDPRQSQPYSYADSALSMPDGEGFSGGPPVGAPLPERRCGEPGYLLSHLGRGFTLIYFSDDGSAPAELRAACATLHVGDAPARVLVISKSADAATQSLLDADGRLFAAHDAIAGSCYLVRPDRHVCGRWRQWQPEALNAACARAMARPRHV; this is encoded by the coding sequence GTGACCCGTCCCGCCGCCCAGCCGCGCTCGCTGTACTTCGAGTACCCGCATTTCGACTTCGTGCGTCCGCCCGAATTGGACGGGCAGGGCGTGCGTCATGCGGTCGCGGTGGTCGGCGCCGGGCCGGTCGGACTGACGACGGCCCTCGAACTCGCGCGGCACGGCGTCAGGGTGGTGGTGCTGGACGACAAGGCCAGTGTCAACGACGGCAGTCGCGCCATCTGTATCGCGCGCCACAGCCTCGAGGGCCTGCAACAGCTCGAGGTGGCCGAGCGCTTCATGCAAGAGGGGCTGCCGTGGACGCACGGCACATCCTATTTCCGCGGACAGCCGGTGTACCGGCTCGAGATGCCTCATGACGATGACCAGCGCTTTCCGCCCATGCTCAACCTGCAGCAGCAGTACATCGAACAGTTCCTGGTCGAGCGCGCGACGCGGGAGCCCTTGATCGAATTGCGTTGGCAGAGCCGTGTGCAAGGCGTCTCCAGTGGCGTGGACGAAGTCACGCTCGAGGTCGCGACGCCCGACGGCGACTATCGCCTGGTGGCCGATTACGTCGTTGCCGCCGATGGCGCGCGCAGTGCGGTGCGCCAGGCGCTGGGCCTCAAGCTCAAAGGCGCGGCGCACGAGGGCCGCTACGTCATCGTCGACGTGAAGATGGCCATGGACCATCCCACCGAGCGGCGCGCCTTTTTCGATTGTGCGGGCAATCCGGGCGCGACGGTGCTGGTGCATCGTCAGCCGCGCGATATCTGGCGTATCGATTACCAACTCGACGAGACGGACGATGAAGCGAGTGCGCTCGCCGAGCCCGCCATTCGTGCCAAGGTGGCGGCCATCGTCGCCATGCTCGACGAAAGCGCGCCGTGGCAGCTCGAGTGGTGGAGCATCTACAAGGCCTACACCTTGTGTCTCGACGACTATCGCCACGGACGCGTGATGTTCTGCGGCGATGCCGCGCACCTCGTGCCTATCTTTGGCGTGCGCGGCTTGAACTCGGGTTTCGCCGACGCGCTCAACGTCGGCTGGAAACTCGCGGCGGTAGTGCGCGGCCAGGCCAGCGAGGCGCTGCTCGACAGCTACACGCCCGAGCGACGCGGCGCGACCCTGGATATTTTCGCCCAGGCCACCAAGAGCACGCGCTTCATGTCGCCGCCGACGCGTGGCTACCGGCTGTTGCGCGACGCGGCCCTGGCGCTGGCGCTCGACCACGACTTCGCGCGCCGCTTGCTGGACCCGCGCCAGTCGCAACCCTACTCCTACGCCGACAGTGCGCTGTCCATGCCTGATGGTGAGGGTTTCAGCGGTGGTCCTCCGGTCGGTGCGCCGCTGCCCGAGCGGCGCTGCGGTGAGCCGGGCTACTTGCTGTCGCACCTCGGCCGGGGTTTCACCCTCATCTATTTCAGCGACGATGGCAGCGCGCCGGCCGAACTGCGCGCGGCATGCGCCACGCTGCACGTCGGCGACGCGCCGGCGCGCGTGCTGGTGATCTCGAAAAGCGCGGACGCCGCCACGCAGAGCCTGCTCGACGCCGACGGTCGACTGTTCGCGGCCCACGACGCGATTGCCGGCAGTTGTTACCTGGTGCGGCCCGATCGCCATGTCTGTGGCCGCTGGCGGCAGTGGCAGCCCGAAGCGTTGAACGCCGCCTGCGCACGCGCCATGGCGAGGCCTCGGCATGTTTGA
- a CDS encoding TonB-dependent receptor, translated as MATFQRAALAAAIASLTATAAHAEVLEEVTVTAQKREQSAQDVGIAVSAYTGKQIQQLGYSSAQEVTGLAPGVSTIQPNGPSNFALGIRGVAQNDFVTNQESPVSIYVDDVYLSQMSSAGFQLFDLDRVEILRGPQGTLYGRNATGGLAHYISKKPTDEYDGYAEAQGGYYGQAKFQGAFGGPVTDKVRARVALATNHDDGYVNNRILGDDIGNNNDYAGRGQLLFLPTEDTELLLNVRGSLQQVRTGFWENVSTRPDAQGNGFYTPGLGNFNGYRDGDDDEFSGDYNRFGFQDMHTLGVSGTFKWNFRDNIKLTSITDYSEVKRDYIEDSDASPFEDFNFFLNTDADQFSQELRLNGDADKMRWVAGFFYLRVKVRDANGAEQPLMSGIWDGTRPGNQSILGGLGFTGPLIDAPGGGFGPILGTDGTVFEGDGTPLGIDNPYRTETNSWSLFGQTEYDFTDRLTGIVGFRYIDENKEHHYESNLVDFQPGERMRNGNQNIIANLSTYDGEIDKSLWSAKAQLNFKPTEDSLAYAGWNRGVKGGGFNAPLDVTDYFGSFGPAGGVIPLTDNNMKFKSEKLDAYEVGYKVELFNGKARLNTSAFYYDYHDYQAFQIVGLTTFITNADARSHGVEAEFQASPIEGLDFLLGAAYLNVKVKQVDLDGPGPLGAANTKPVQSPKWNLNGLLRYSWPYMDGKLAWQADFRYRSKHYFSLTKAEASTEKGYIIGDARFSYTTLDEKWEAAVFVNNIADVRYLVQTFDLGAVLGMTEQYYGLPRWVGGTIRYNF; from the coding sequence ATGGCCACTTTCCAACGGGCCGCGCTCGCCGCGGCCATCGCGTCCTTGACCGCCACGGCGGCCCACGCCGAGGTGCTGGAGGAAGTCACTGTCACCGCGCAGAAGCGCGAACAAAGCGCACAGGACGTCGGTATCGCCGTGTCGGCCTACACCGGCAAGCAGATCCAACAGCTCGGCTACAGCAGTGCCCAGGAAGTCACCGGCCTCGCGCCGGGCGTCAGCACCATCCAACCCAATGGCCCCTCCAACTTCGCACTCGGCATACGCGGTGTCGCGCAGAACGATTTCGTCACCAACCAGGAAAGCCCGGTCTCGATCTATGTCGACGACGTGTACCTGAGCCAGATGTCGAGCGCGGGTTTCCAATTGTTCGACCTTGATCGCGTCGAGATCCTGCGCGGCCCACAAGGCACGCTCTATGGTCGCAACGCCACCGGTGGCCTCGCGCATTACATTTCCAAGAAGCCGACCGATGAGTACGACGGCTATGCCGAAGCCCAGGGCGGCTACTACGGCCAGGCCAAGTTCCAGGGCGCGTTCGGCGGCCCGGTCACCGACAAGGTGCGCGCGCGCGTGGCGCTGGCCACCAACCACGACGACGGCTACGTGAACAACCGCATCCTGGGCGACGACATCGGCAACAACAACGACTACGCCGGCCGCGGCCAGCTCTTGTTCCTGCCGACCGAAGACACCGAGCTGCTGCTCAACGTGCGTGGCTCCCTGCAGCAGGTGCGCACCGGTTTCTGGGAAAACGTCTCGACCCGTCCCGACGCCCAGGGCAACGGCTTCTACACGCCCGGGCTCGGCAATTTCAACGGCTATCGCGACGGCGACGACGACGAGTTCTCTGGCGACTACAACCGCTTCGGCTTCCAGGACATGCATACCCTCGGCGTGTCCGGCACCTTCAAGTGGAATTTCCGCGACAACATCAAGCTGACCTCCATCACCGACTACAGCGAGGTCAAGCGCGATTACATCGAAGACTCCGACGCCTCGCCGTTCGAGGATTTCAATTTCTTCCTCAACACCGACGCCGACCAGTTCTCGCAGGAACTGCGCTTGAACGGCGATGCCGACAAGATGCGCTGGGTGGCGGGCTTCTTCTACCTGCGCGTCAAGGTCAGGGATGCGAACGGCGCCGAACAACCGCTCATGAGCGGCATCTGGGACGGCACCAGGCCGGGCAACCAGAGCATCCTCGGCGGCCTCGGCTTCACCGGTCCGCTGATTGACGCGCCCGGCGGCGGATTCGGTCCGATACTCGGGACTGACGGCACGGTCTTCGAAGGCGACGGCACGCCGCTCGGCATCGACAACCCGTACCGCACCGAGACCAACAGTTGGTCGCTGTTCGGCCAGACGGAATACGACTTTACAGATCGACTGACCGGTATCGTCGGCTTCCGCTACATCGACGAGAACAAGGAGCATCACTACGAGTCGAACCTGGTCGACTTCCAGCCCGGCGAGCGCATGCGCAATGGCAACCAGAACATCATTGCCAATCTGAGCACCTATGACGGCGAGATTGACAAGAGCCTGTGGTCGGCCAAGGCGCAGTTGAACTTCAAACCCACCGAGGATTCGCTGGCCTACGCCGGCTGGAATCGTGGCGTGAAGGGCGGCGGCTTCAATGCGCCACTCGACGTCACCGACTACTTCGGCAGCTTCGGTCCGGCGGGCGGCGTGATTCCGCTGACCGACAACAACATGAAGTTCAAGTCCGAGAAGCTGGATGCCTACGAAGTCGGTTACAAGGTCGAGCTGTTCAACGGCAAGGCGCGCCTCAACACCTCGGCGTTCTACTACGACTACCACGACTACCAGGCTTTCCAGATCGTCGGCCTGACGACCTTCATCACCAATGCCGACGCACGCAGTCATGGCGTGGAAGCGGAGTTCCAGGCGTCACCGATCGAAGGACTGGATTTCCTGCTGGGCGCCGCTTACCTCAATGTGAAGGTCAAGCAGGTCGACCTCGACGGACCGGGACCGCTGGGCGCGGCCAACACCAAGCCGGTGCAGTCGCCGAAGTGGAACTTGAACGGCCTGTTGCGCTACTCGTGGCCCTACATGGACGGCAAGCTCGCCTGGCAGGCGGACTTCCGCTACCGCTCCAAGCACTACTTCAGCCTGACCAAGGCCGAGGCCAGCACCGAGAAGGGCTACATCATCGGCGATGCGCGTTTCAGTTACACCACGCTGGATGAAAAGTGGGAGGCGGCCGTGTTCGTCAACAACATTGCCGACGTGCGCTACCTGGTGCAGACCTTCGACCTCGGCGCGGTGCTGGGCATGACCGAGCAGTATTACGGTCTGCCGCGCTGGGTAGGCGGCACCATCCGCTACAATTTCTGA
- a CDS encoding peptidase M29 translates to MLNDQIEQRWLAAFIKVFELCKVQAGEQVALLAESQSRGLNIALARLALEQLGTHPVTVTVPTPAQGAPVPVRSTGASQALNGQGAAVAALKASSLVVDLTVEGLLHAPQLPDILGAGARVLMVSNEHPDALERLVPRAEDEAVARAAIKACRTASSMRVTSRAGTELAIDLTDARTGGVWGWADKPGMLSHWPGGIVVNFPKPGSVNGRLVMDAGDINLTFKRYLVSPVELVIENDFVTAINGTGTDAELMRRYLAAWGDAHAYGVSHVGWGLNERARYEALAMYDQRDTNGTELRAFAGNFLYSTGANEVAGRFTEGHFDLPVRNCTVSLDGRAVVEDGQLVKA, encoded by the coding sequence ATGTTGAACGATCAAATCGAGCAGCGCTGGCTGGCCGCTTTCATCAAGGTTTTCGAACTGTGCAAGGTGCAGGCCGGCGAGCAGGTCGCGCTGTTGGCGGAAAGCCAGTCGCGGGGTTTGAACATCGCCCTGGCACGGCTCGCGCTCGAGCAACTCGGTACCCACCCGGTCACCGTCACGGTGCCGACACCGGCCCAAGGCGCGCCGGTGCCGGTGCGCTCGACCGGCGCCAGCCAGGCCCTGAACGGTCAGGGTGCGGCGGTGGCGGCGCTGAAAGCGAGCAGCCTGGTGGTCGATCTCACCGTCGAAGGCTTGCTGCACGCGCCGCAATTGCCCGACATCCTCGGCGCCGGCGCGCGGGTGTTGATGGTCTCCAACGAGCATCCCGATGCCCTCGAGCGCCTGGTGCCGCGCGCCGAGGACGAAGCGGTGGCGCGCGCCGCCATCAAGGCATGTCGCACCGCCAGCAGCATGCGCGTGACGTCGCGCGCCGGCACCGAGCTTGCCATCGATCTCACCGACGCGCGCACCGGCGGCGTGTGGGGCTGGGCCGACAAGCCCGGCATGTTGTCGCACTGGCCCGGCGGCATCGTCGTCAATTTCCCCAAGCCGGGTTCGGTGAACGGGCGCCTGGTGATGGACGCCGGCGACATCAACCTGACGTTCAAGCGTTACCTCGTCAGCCCGGTGGAACTCGTCATCGAGAACGACTTCGTGACGGCCATCAATGGCACCGGCACCGATGCCGAACTCATGCGTCGCTACCTCGCCGCGTGGGGCGACGCCCACGCCTACGGCGTCAGCCATGTCGGCTGGGGTCTGAACGAACGCGCGCGCTACGAGGCGCTCGCCATGTACGACCAGCGCGATACCAACGGCACGGAACTGCGCGCCTTTGCCGGCAACTTCCTCTATTCGACCGGCGCCAACGAAGTCGCCGGGCGCTTCACCGAAGGGCATTTCGATCTGCCGGTGCGCAACTGCACGGTGAGCCTGGACGGTCGCGCGGTGGTTGAGGACGGCCAACTGGTGAAGGCATGA
- a CDS encoding AMP-binding protein: MQAFADWLDHHAARTPAKPALIFEDHSISYAELAARSARLAAWLQNERGLAPGARVAWLGFNTPELVAMLFACARTGLVMLPLNWRLSDEELAAIVADAGAALAVVDRSCADRAEALAGVPLVYARERRKGFSRLPDEDSDPGFAASSFAAPERGVLLIYTSGTTGRAKGALLTQDALCFNARNSQHMHDMTAADRILTVLPMFHVGGLNIQTLPALECGATVILEARFEPARTLDLITRMKPTLTVQVPATLVALLADPDWRTTDLGSLRACATGSTDVPLPLIEALHARGVPVIQIYGATETGPVAIYQRIEHALSHAGSIGRRGLHTEVRLVDEAGRDVADGVPGEVLVRGPHLACGYWDQQAREAVPFVDGWFASGDVAERDADGFYWFKDRRKHVIISGGENIYPAELERVIAVSGLLREAAVAGRADPHWGEVPVVVAVRASAETEREDVLGLFDGHLARYKQPKDVVFVDALPRNAMGKVEVQKLKELVRGEQPGGA; the protein is encoded by the coding sequence GTGCAAGCTTTCGCCGATTGGCTGGACCATCACGCGGCACGCACGCCGGCCAAGCCGGCGCTGATCTTCGAAGACCACTCGATAAGTTACGCCGAACTCGCGGCGCGCAGCGCGCGCCTTGCTGCGTGGCTGCAGAACGAGCGCGGCCTGGCGCCCGGCGCGCGCGTCGCGTGGCTGGGTTTCAACACCCCGGAACTGGTGGCGATGCTGTTCGCCTGCGCGCGCACGGGTCTCGTCATGCTGCCGCTCAACTGGCGTTTGTCCGACGAGGAACTGGCGGCCATCGTCGCCGACGCCGGCGCGGCGCTGGCGGTGGTAGACCGCAGCTGCGCCGATCGCGCCGAAGCGCTGGCCGGCGTGCCGCTGGTCTACGCGCGCGAACGGCGCAAGGGCTTTTCCCGCCTGCCCGACGAAGACAGCGATCCCGGATTCGCCGCCAGTTCGTTCGCGGCGCCGGAGCGCGGCGTGCTGTTGATCTATACCTCCGGCACTACCGGGCGCGCCAAGGGCGCGCTGCTCACGCAGGATGCGCTGTGCTTCAATGCGCGCAATTCGCAGCACATGCACGACATGACGGCCGCGGATCGCATCCTGACCGTGCTGCCGATGTTCCATGTCGGCGGCCTCAACATTCAGACCCTGCCGGCACTGGAATGCGGCGCGACGGTGATCCTGGAGGCGCGCTTCGAACCGGCGCGTACGCTGGACCTCATCACGCGCATGAAGCCCACCCTGACGGTGCAGGTACCCGCCACCCTGGTGGCATTGCTCGCCGATCCAGACTGGCGTACCACCGATCTCGGCAGCCTGCGTGCCTGCGCGACCGGCTCGACCGACGTACCCTTGCCGCTCATCGAGGCGCTGCACGCGCGCGGCGTGCCGGTCATCCAGATCTACGGCGCCACCGAGACCGGGCCGGTCGCCATCTACCAGCGCATCGAACATGCCCTTAGCCACGCCGGGTCCATCGGGCGCCGTGGCCTGCACACCGAGGTGCGCCTGGTGGACGAAGCGGGACGCGATGTCGCCGATGGCGTGCCGGGCGAGGTGCTGGTGCGTGGGCCGCACCTGGCCTGTGGCTACTGGGATCAGCAGGCGCGTGAAGCGGTGCCCTTCGTCGACGGCTGGTTCGCGAGCGGCGATGTCGCCGAGCGTGACGCCGACGGTTTCTACTGGTTCAAGGACCGTCGCAAGCACGTGATCATCTCGGGCGGCGAGAATATCTACCCGGCCGAACTCGAGCGCGTGATCGCGGTGAGTGGCCTGCTCCGCGAAGCGGCGGTAGCGGGACGCGCCGACCCTCACTGGGGCGAAGTGCCGGTGGTGGTGGCGGTGCGCGCCAGCGCCGAGACCGAGCGCGAAGACGTGCTCGGCCTGTTCGACGGGCACCTGGCACGTTACAAGCAACCGAAGGACGTGGTGTTCGTCGATGCCCTGCCGCGCAACGCGATGGGCAAGGTGGAAGTGCAGAAGCTCAAGGAACTGGTGAGAGGCGAGCAGCCCGGCGGCGCGTGA